The stretch of DNA TACCGGTGTTGTCAGGCTGGCGGTAAAAGACCCTGTTTCAAGTACAAGTGTCCCGCTCTTGCCCAGGGTGTAATTGCCCTGCATCTCGGTGGAAGAAACCAGGTTTGCGACAATATCAAGGATGACCGCGCCGCCAGTCCCGGCATAGGAACCGTTCAGGTATACCTGGTTGTTCAGTACCGTGCCGGTGACTTCCACCAGCGCAGGCAGGACAGCATTGCCAAGCAACTGGACATATCCGTACACGTTACTCGTCAATACCGGATCCAGGATAATGTTTATGGTGATGGGACCACTGGCGATGGAAGAATACCAGAGACCTTCCCAGGTTCCGGCTTGTTCAGCCAGGCCATACCGTAAGCCACCGAGTCCGGACAGGCCGTAGAGCCCGCCAAGACCGCCATACAGGCCGCCGAGGCCATAGAGGCCATAAAGGCCATAAAGGCTGCTGCCATAAAGCCCACCATAGAGCCCGCCATATAAGCCATACAGGCCGCCGCCATAGAGGCTGCCGTAGAGTCCTCCGCCGTAGATACTGCCAAGACCATAGAGGCCCCCATAGAGCCCACCATATAAACCGCCCAAACCGCCATAATAGACGCTGCCAAGGGTACTTCCGCTGCCCGTGAAGCTGCCGATGCCATACAGGCCGCCGCCGTAGAGCCCGCCATACAGTCCACCGTAGCCGTAGCCATAGTAAGCCCAGGCATTCCCCTGAAGTGAAATCATACTCAAAGTAAATAAAAATACGAAAGAAATAACCAAAAGTTGAAATCTGGAAGGGAAATTCATAATCCTCTTTTCCATTGCACTCCTAGCCTCTTTATGTAATTCTCGCCACATCCGCTGGTTGTTAACCGAAAACCCGTTCTGCATTCTGAAGTCCTGCCACTAACCACCTCTCTTCTGAAATCCGGCTGTATGCACCTCCCTTCATTACACCAATGAGGCAATCTTTTTTGGCTTCAATATCCATCGAGAAAGTCCTGGAGCGGCAATACCGGATTCTGCCACCGGCAGCCCTCCTTCCAGATAGACTTCGGGCACCTTCAGCATGAGCCGAATCTGCCTGCCTTTTAAGATCAGCAATATTGATACCAGGTCATATAAGGACAGTGTCATTACTGAGGACAGCGCCTTTCCCCTCGCCACCTTGGGGTGGGATGGCTGGCATGGAGCCCCTGGGGCAAGTGAGGGGCGTTTGTGGTGGATAGTCCTTAACTTAATGGCATTGAACCACAAAATGAAGGATGCCAGGTTAGCTGGCCTTGAAAAGGATACTTTTTGTCATAAAAAGTATAAACAATCTGTATATAATCTATTCCGAGGTCAAATGGAGGCCACACGAGAAGCGTGGAGGCGAGACATTCCATGTTCGCCTCCACGGCACTGTATCCTTAGAGTTGCAGTGACGACAGCAGCCTGTTGCAGGCATCTTCGCACTGTCGGCAATAGTCAGCGCACATTCGACAGTGATCGTATTTACTGGCGTGTTCCTGACACTCCTGCCTGCATCCCTGACAGGCCATCGCACATGCCTGAAGCTGGCTGCGGAGCAGGCTCATGGGCGGTTCCGTCTGACGGCAAAGCAAGGTGCCGGTCAGATTACAGACATCGGCACAGTCCAGATTTATCCGGATGCAGCGGATCAGCGATTGGATGTCCTTTTCGCCGATGCAGGCATCGGCGCAACTGCTGCATGCCTGGGCCGCATTGCTGGTAGCCTGGATGCATGAAATCAGCGCATCCCTGTCCATCTTCATCTGTGACATGCGGGGGTGCACCTTGAGCATATCTTGCATATGATGGCTCATTGTTTATCTCCTTCCACGTTATGGAAACTCGACTCCTTCCATATAATTCCTGTTTCCGATCACCTCATGATCCGTTCCATTATTCTTACAGGATCAATCTTACTGTCTCAAAATTACCTTCCAACCTACTATTTCGGCTTCCAGGAATTCTCCTCCCTACCACGTCATGCTGAATTGATGGTCATCGAGAGGCTTGGTTATTGTGGTTATGATCGGCGCTGATGAGATAAGCGTTTTCCAGGTACTGGAGCACCATGCGCTGAGCATTGAAAAACGATGCATTCAGGGCAATAGCCGAGCGCATGACCCCGGCAAAGGCATTCTGCCGTCCATAGAACATGGGAATGATAATATGTTCCAGCTTATTGTAGAGAAATACATAATCCTTGGAAGGATTGCTTTCAAGATCCCAATCATCTCCGATGGACCATCCGGTGACTCCCTCCACATGTCCCTCGATCCACCAGCCATCCAGAATACTCAAGCTGGGAACACCATTCAGCGCGGCTTTCATACCGCTTGTACCGGAAGCCTCCTGTGGCTTCTTGGGGGTATTTACCCATAAGTCCACCCCGGCACACATCAGCCTCGCCAGCGCCATATCATATTCCTCAAGGTACACCACCGGCACAATTCCTTTCAGCGCATTGGCAGCCTCGAAGATGCGCCTGATCAGTGCCTTGCCGCTCTCATCGCGCGGATGCGCCTTGCCTCCATAAATTATCTGCAGAGGGCCAATTTGCTGAGCTATCATTTTCAGCCGGTCCATATTGGAAAACAACAGGTCCGAACGTTTGTATGCCGTGGCCCTGCGGGCAAAGCCGAGGGTCATGACCGAGGGATTCAAACGTACGCCGCTGCGGCGATCCACCTCAGCCAGAAGCTCCCGCTTGGCCTCGATATGGGCTTCCCTGATCTTTTCAAGGGGGATGCTGATGGCATAGCGCAGATAGAGATTATCATGACGCCATTCGGTGATATAATGGTCATACAGATTGCAGAAAGGCATCGATGTCCAGGTGCCGGCATGAACCCCGTTGGTGATGGAGTTAATGGGGTAGTTGGGGAACATGCTCCGGGAGATTTCCTCATGGCGCATGGAGACTCCATTGATATAGCGTGAAAAAAAGAGAGCCAGATATGACATGTTCAGGGTGTCGTTTGTACAGCAGCGGGTATTCTGCAGGAAAGAGGCCGCTTCCTCTCCCAATACCCGGCGGGCCATTTCCATGGGAAAGATATCATGCCCGGCTGGTACCGGTGTGTGAGTCGTGAACACACATCTATGCCGGATCGCTTCGATGTCGGCAGCGGCAATAGTATGGAGGCCGTTCCCTTTATGGCGTTCCTCCAGGAGGGCCAGGGTAAGGAGAGCCGAGTGACCCTCGTTCATATGGTAAGCCTGCACTCTCCGGTGCCCCAGGGCACGGAGCATGGCTACACCACCCAGCCCCAGCACCGCCTCCTGACACAGGCGATAAAAGTCGTCACCGCCATACAGGGAGTCGGTAAGGGTTCTATCCCATTCACTGTTTTCATCCAGTAACGTATCCAGAAAGTAGACAGGCACAATATGGCCTGACAGCCCATGCAGGGTATAGCGCCAGGCGCGGATATTCACCGTTCGGCCCTCGATATTGATCGATACCCGGGCTGAGAGAGGTTCCAGGAATTCCTCCGGTGACCAGACAGCAGGGCTCTCGGTCTGGTTCCCCCGATCGTCGAGATGCTGCCTGAAGTATCCCTTGCGGTGCAGAAGGGTCACTCCGACCATCGGTATGCTTAAATCAGCGGCAGCACGCAAGGTGTCCCCCGCCAGCACTCCCAGGCCGCCGCTATAGGTAGGCATGGCCGGATCAAGGCCGACCTCCATGGAAAAATAGGCAACCAGAGAAGTAAATAAATATATCTGTGACATAGGACTAATCATAATCAAGAGTTCCTCCTGAGAGCAACCTGTTCATTCGGAAAATCCTGCCAAGCAGGAAGTCTCAATCAGTAATTCTTTAGAGTGATCGTCAGTTTTACCCATAATCAGGTACAGAGACATTTTTGGGGGTGCATGGTCTTGGGGAAGGGGGCAAGCGGCATCCTCCTTCCATGTCCCTGTGTCACTGTCTTTTGCCGGACCTCACTTTTTCATTGACAGAGCGGCGTTGAGGTCATATGATTAGGCTGTATCTTAAGGAGTTATCCCCTGAAGCTCACTTCACCCAAGGATGTACGACTCAGAGCGAAAAGCAGGTTTTTCAGCAAATATCGTCAAGGCCAACTTTTCCTCCCCGGTGCATTTCACTGTTTCCCGGTTTCAGGGAAGAATCTAATGAGGATAGAAGCCCGGCGGGCTTATCATTTTGCCCGCTCAACCGCAAGCGCGGGGTCTTGAATGAAGTATATCCTTGTCGTTCTCAATAATCAGGAAGCCTGTAAAGCAATTCATGACTGTCTCGGTCAGGAGTACAAAGTTGATGTCATCTGCGACCCGGAATCCTGTCTTGAGGCATGCCGGAAGAGGCGGTATGAGTTTATCTTTATCGATATTATCCTGCTGCGCGGATTAACGGCCGAAAACGGCTATAATGACTACCGGAAAAAACTCCAGCCGCTCTGGCAGATCTACCCGGCCATGGAAATCATTGTCCTGTCACCCCAGGAAATGATCAGGGACGCTGTCAATGCCGTAAAAGCGGGGGCCAGCAATTATCTTACCTATCCCTTGAATCCGGACGAAGTGAGATATGTGACCGAAAGCATCTGCGAATCGATCAAGATGCAGTCGGAACTTGACTATCTCCGTGACCGGTTCTTCTGGCAGAGTGATTCGCTCGAAGTAATCCGGACCAACAGCCCGGTAATGAAAACTGTTTTCGATAAGGTCAAATTGGTTGCCCCAACCAGAACAACGGTCCTGCTCACCGGAGAGACAGGAACGGGGAAGGGGATCATAGCCAAACTGATTCACCGGCACAGTAACCGATGCGATGATCAATTCATCAGCGTCCACTGTGGAGCGATTCCCGACACCCTGGTGGAAAGCGAGCTGTTCGGGCATGAAAAAGGGGCCTTTACCGGAGCGGTTCAGAGAAAGCTCGGCAAGTTCGAAATTGCCCAGGGAGGGACGATTTTTCTGGACGAGATCGGCACTGTCACTGCCTCAGCCCAGATCAAGCTGCTGCAGGTGCTGCAAGACCGCAGCTTTAACCGGCTCGGAGGAGAAGAAAGCCTG from bacterium encodes:
- a CDS encoding sigma-54 dependent transcriptional regulator, which translates into the protein MKYILVVLNNQEACKAIHDCLGQEYKVDVICDPESCLEACRKRRYEFIFIDIILLRGLTAENGYNDYRKKLQPLWQIYPAMEIIVLSPQEMIRDAVNAVKAGASNYLTYPLNPDEVRYVTESICESIKMQSELDYLRDRFFWQSDSLEVIRTNSPVMKTVFDKVKLVAPTRTTVLLTGETGTGKGIIAKLIHRHSNRCDDQFISVHCGAIPDTLVESELFGHEKGAFTGAVQRKLGKFEIAQGGTIFLDEIGTVTASAQIKLLQVLQDRSFNRLGGEESLVADVRVIAASNIDLKKLRDEGAFRSDLYYRLNVFPIELPPLRDRIEDIPLLVEVFLKRLNKLNQKKIHDLHPRVMKAFEEYPWPGNIRELENLIERAYILETSAILTPESFPSELFTSDTPGPRISLDTSLTLAEVRGRCIDDIERHYLKQLLALHKGRISSTAQAAGISTRQLHKLLSRYGIRKEEFK
- a CDS encoding four-helix bundle copper-binding protein, with protein sequence MSHHMQDMLKVHPRMSQMKMDRDALISCIQATSNAAQACSSCADACIGEKDIQSLIRCIRINLDCADVCNLTGTLLCRQTEPPMSLLRSQLQACAMACQGCRQECQEHASKYDHCRMCADYCRQCEDACNRLLSSLQL
- the glgP gene encoding alpha-glucan family phosphorylase; the encoded protein is MISPMSQIYLFTSLVAYFSMEVGLDPAMPTYSGGLGVLAGDTLRAAADLSIPMVGVTLLHRKGYFRQHLDDRGNQTESPAVWSPEEFLEPLSARVSINIEGRTVNIRAWRYTLHGLSGHIVPVYFLDTLLDENSEWDRTLTDSLYGGDDFYRLCQEAVLGLGGVAMLRALGHRRVQAYHMNEGHSALLTLALLEERHKGNGLHTIAAADIEAIRHRCVFTTHTPVPAGHDIFPMEMARRVLGEEAASFLQNTRCCTNDTLNMSYLALFFSRYINGVSMRHEEISRSMFPNYPINSITNGVHAGTWTSMPFCNLYDHYITEWRHDNLYLRYAISIPLEKIREAHIEAKRELLAEVDRRSGVRLNPSVMTLGFARRATAYKRSDLLFSNMDRLKMIAQQIGPLQIIYGGKAHPRDESGKALIRRIFEAANALKGIVPVVYLEEYDMALARLMCAGVDLWVNTPKKPQEASGTSGMKAALNGVPSLSILDGWWIEGHVEGVTGWSIGDDWDLESNPSKDYVFLYNKLEHIIIPMFYGRQNAFAGVMRSAIALNASFFNAQRMVLQYLENAYLISADHNHNNQASR